A window of the Mesotoga prima MesG1.Ag.4.2 genome harbors these coding sequences:
- a CDS encoding ABC transporter ATP-binding protein, with product MVEPIQIEGLHFSYGKEEVLRGIDLHLKNGEVLGVLGPNGSGKSTLMSVICGIRKNWSGKISVMGDNLRGLSTKKLARIVSYIPQSFEPSFDLKVETIVSFGRNPHLNGLGNMTNEDYRIIEESMRLTEVYEFKDRPFSTLSGGEKQRVIIAKALAQEGKILLMDEFTTHLDPGHARRVGKIATDLVRAKGLSAIAIFHDINQAVEISDRLLFINNGRVIASGKVWDIVTPEIISLVYGLKSRIMENPISGLPLVVFYD from the coding sequence ATGGTTGAACCTATACAAATAGAGGGACTCCATTTCAGCTACGGCAAAGAGGAGGTCTTGAGAGGAATCGATCTCCACCTAAAGAATGGTGAAGTACTTGGAGTTCTGGGACCTAATGGAAGCGGTAAATCAACCCTCATGAGCGTAATCTGCGGAATTCGAAAGAACTGGAGCGGCAAAATTAGTGTGATGGGCGATAACCTTCGGGGCCTCTCGACAAAAAAACTGGCAAGAATAGTATCTTACATTCCACAGAGCTTTGAACCATCATTTGATCTGAAAGTTGAGACTATTGTTTCCTTTGGAAGAAATCCACATTTGAACGGACTGGGAAACATGACAAATGAAGATTACAGGATCATTGAGGAATCGATGAGGCTTACGGAAGTATATGAATTCAAGGATCGTCCCTTCAGTACGCTCAGCGGAGGTGAGAAACAGCGTGTAATAATTGCAAAGGCTCTTGCCCAGGAAGGGAAGATACTTCTTATGGACGAGTTCACAACTCACCTAGACCCTGGCCACGCAAGAAGAGTCGGAAAAATCGCGACCGATCTCGTCCGCGCAAAAGGACTAAGTGCAATAGCGATCTTTCACGATATAAATCAGGCGGTAGAAATTTCAGACAGGCTTCTATTCATCAATAATGGAAGAGTAATTGCTTCAGGCAAGGTATGGGATATCGTTACTCCGGAAATTATTAGTTTGGTTTACGGCCTCAAATCAAGAATCATGGAAAACCCGATCAGCGGGCTGCCACTGGTAGTATTCTACGATTGA
- a CDS encoding YbaK/EbsC family protein, producing MIPEKVMAILKANDLEFYEFPEGTTPTAITAAQMLKVKVGQIAKSILFICKSGRAYLVVCPGDRKVSLSKLKKIAGEKPRLADETTTLQLTGFSPGSVCPFGLQDINIIVDLNLREYDVVFPAAGTSGSAVETSFEELVRITGAKVADVSNPMSQS from the coding sequence ATGATTCCAGAGAAGGTAATGGCCATACTGAAGGCCAACGACCTAGAGTTTTACGAGTTTCCTGAAGGGACGACACCCACTGCCATCACGGCTGCGCAGATGTTGAAGGTGAAAGTCGGTCAGATAGCAAAGTCGATCCTCTTCATTTGCAAAAGTGGAAGAGCTTATCTTGTGGTCTGCCCGGGTGATCGGAAGGTGTCGCTTTCGAAGCTCAAGAAAATCGCCGGTGAAAAACCGAGACTCGCAGATGAGACCACAACACTTCAGTTAACAGGCTTTTCTCCCGGAAGTGTTTGCCCCTTCGGACTTCAGGATATCAATATTATCGTTGATCTTAATCTACGGGAATATGATGTCGTGTTCCCTGCCGCGGGGACTTCGGGTTCTGCAGTTGAGACGAGCTTCGAAGAGCTTGTAAGGATAACTGGAGCCAAGGTAGCCGATGTCAGCAATCCCATGTCTCAATCGTAG
- a CDS encoding ABC transporter permease, with product MNKRRINLWIGTVLISILMLMMVVSLFYTPFPVTEINRLERFEPPSARHLLGTDNFGRDVLSRIMKGSQTAFFVGLVAVSIGSVFGVLIGAISGYFGGIVDEIIMRIVDAMMAFPSILLALMFVSVFGVGLRNTIIAIGIMSIPSFARITRSGFVQHKELDYVKNAKIKGISNLRIMFRHILPNVLSPIVVAASMGFANAVLAEAALSYLGLGIQPPNPSWGRMLSESQVFITVSPWYAIAPGIFITLLVLGFNFLGDGIRDIRENR from the coding sequence ATGAACAAAAGGAGGATCAATCTATGGATTGGGACAGTGCTGATTTCCATTCTGATGCTGATGATGGTAGTCAGTCTATTCTATACTCCATTTCCTGTAACAGAGATCAATAGACTTGAACGATTTGAACCTCCTTCAGCGCGTCACCTCCTGGGCACAGACAACTTTGGAAGAGATGTGCTCAGCAGAATAATGAAAGGATCCCAGACAGCCTTCTTTGTGGGACTAGTCGCGGTATCGATTGGCAGTGTTTTTGGCGTACTTATCGGCGCAATCTCTGGTTACTTTGGAGGAATAGTCGACGAGATAATAATGAGAATCGTCGACGCTATGATGGCTTTCCCAAGTATCCTTCTTGCACTGATGTTTGTATCCGTTTTTGGAGTAGGCTTGAGAAATACGATTATTGCAATAGGGATAATGTCAATTCCTTCGTTTGCCAGAATCACAAGAAGCGGTTTCGTTCAACACAAAGAGCTGGATTACGTCAAGAATGCAAAGATAAAGGGCATCTCGAATTTGCGGATAATGTTCAGACACATACTGCCAAATGTGCTTTCCCCAATAGTCGTTGCTGCTTCAATGGGATTTGCAAACGCAGTTCTCGCCGAAGCGGCGCTGAGTTATCTTGGACTTGGAATTCAGCCGCCCAATCCCAGCTGGGGAAGAATGCTGAGTGAGTCTCAGGTCTTCATAACCGTCAGCCCCTGGTACGCGATAGCACCCGGAATCTTTATCACGCTTCTTGTGCTGGGATTCAACTTCCTAGGAGATGGGATCAGAGACATTAGAGAGAATAGGTGA
- a CDS encoding serine hydrolase domain-containing protein, which translates to MIRKIATLAVIVVMSSVSLVSNPINDVINRIIDFEGFWGAILVSRGDVILHAGGYGMADIERTIPNTPEKKFRIASIKKQFTAAAILRLCEDGLMSLSDPVGKFIPEFQNGDIISIEQMLNHSSGIPTMINTQELREEIRKFEVGRTLQEAEIAYISSLPLRFEPGSSFLYSNSAYFLLSVIVERASGKRYDEYLRTSFFEPLGMNNTGYDYNEYDSGWGLPYYCDSYVIDLSSVRPADWVDRRLPGGAGGLYSTVYDLYLWDRALSAGEVLSESFLRLMQSPSNELFEAGYGVFIGNELIDGEYRRVVYHDGDTKGTSTRINRYVDDDIFVVVLSNIEGKDFTALAHELAKAVIVNDMGSN; encoded by the coding sequence TTGATAAGGAAAATAGCTACATTAGCAGTAATCGTCGTGATGTCTTCTGTATCTCTGGTTTCCAATCCCATAAATGATGTGATAAATAGAATTATCGACTTTGAGGGTTTTTGGGGGGCCATTCTTGTCTCCAGGGGAGACGTTATCCTTCATGCAGGCGGCTATGGCATGGCCGATATCGAGAGAACTATCCCCAATACTCCAGAGAAGAAGTTCAGAATTGCCTCTATAAAAAAGCAGTTCACTGCGGCGGCGATTCTGAGGCTATGCGAAGATGGTCTTATGTCTCTTTCAGATCCGGTTGGGAAGTTCATACCTGAGTTTCAAAACGGCGACATCATTTCGATCGAACAAATGCTTAATCATTCTTCTGGAATCCCCACAATGATTAACACGCAAGAACTCCGTGAGGAAATCAGGAAATTTGAAGTGGGAAGAACTCTTCAAGAGGCCGAAATCGCCTACATCTCCTCTCTGCCTTTGAGGTTTGAACCTGGAAGCAGCTTTCTCTACAGCAACAGCGCCTATTTCCTTCTCAGTGTCATAGTAGAAAGGGCAAGCGGGAAGCGCTATGATGAATATCTGAGAACGAGCTTCTTCGAACCACTGGGAATGAACAACACCGGTTACGACTACAATGAATACGATAGCGGATGGGGTCTTCCTTACTACTGTGATTCCTATGTTATAGATCTCTCTAGCGTAAGACCTGCTGACTGGGTCGATAGAAGGCTTCCCGGAGGAGCCGGGGGGTTATACTCCACTGTGTATGATCTGTATCTGTGGGACCGAGCGCTTTCCGCCGGCGAAGTGCTTTCAGAAAGCTTTTTAAGACTAATGCAGAGTCCATCAAACGAACTCTTTGAGGCAGGCTATGGAGTCTTCATCGGTAACGAGCTTATAGATGGCGAGTACAGAAGAGTTGTTTATCACGACGGAGACACGAAGGGTACCTCGACTAGAATAAATAGGTATGTCGATGACGACATCTTTGTGGTGGTGCTGAGCAACATCGAGGGAAAGGATTTCACCGCTCTCGCGCACGAACTGGCGAAAGCCGTTATAGTGAACGATATGGGAAGTAATTGA
- a CDS encoding ABC transporter permease, with protein sequence MFVYLKKLFAMILTVLLVLLITFVTFEIIPGNPALSRLGVDAQESQYEALSAELGLDDPLGIRLSRWLKGLFTGDLGISMRYSVPVSELILDRLPVTISLAVMALALIILIGIPLGIVSAKYGERLPGVMITLISQIGMAIPSFWSGIILIYIFGILLRWVSPGGYVPWSEDAYGAFKSLILPAIAIALPSIASVIRYTRNSVMDQMKNDYVRLAMSKGMNLNSVLLRHVLKNALIPIITVLGMITANILGGSIVIEQVFTLPGVGRLLINAITTRDLPLVQGMVLYIAFIVVIINFFIDVIYTVIDPRIRLGQRD encoded by the coding sequence GTGTTTGTTTATTTAAAGAAGCTCTTTGCCATGATTTTAACGGTGCTTCTGGTTTTGCTGATAACCTTTGTTACATTTGAGATCATTCCGGGCAATCCTGCGTTGTCAAGACTTGGTGTGGATGCTCAAGAATCCCAGTATGAAGCCTTGTCAGCAGAACTAGGTTTGGATGATCCATTAGGGATAAGGCTGTCCAGGTGGTTGAAAGGGCTTTTCACGGGTGATCTTGGAATCTCAATGAGATACTCCGTTCCTGTATCGGAATTAATCCTCGACAGATTGCCCGTAACTATTTCTCTCGCAGTGATGGCTTTGGCCCTGATTATCCTAATAGGCATTCCTCTTGGCATAGTTAGCGCAAAATATGGTGAAAGGCTACCAGGAGTTATGATCACACTAATCTCACAGATTGGGATGGCAATTCCATCTTTCTGGAGTGGGATTATTTTGATCTATATATTTGGAATTCTCCTTCGCTGGGTATCACCTGGAGGATATGTTCCTTGGAGCGAGGATGCTTATGGAGCGTTCAAGTCACTTATCCTACCAGCCATCGCCATAGCGCTTCCATCGATTGCATCAGTCATAAGATACACAAGAAACTCCGTAATGGATCAGATGAAGAACGATTATGTACGGCTCGCAATGTCGAAAGGGATGAACCTGAATTCAGTGTTATTGAGACATGTACTCAAGAATGCCCTGATTCCTATTATCACTGTACTTGGAATGATAACGGCAAACATTTTAGGCGGATCAATCGTCATTGAACAGGTTTTCACGCTTCCCGGCGTCGGAAGACTTCTGATAAACGCCATCACGACCAGGGATCTCCCTCTGGTGCAGGGAATGGTTTTGTACATTGCTTTCATAGTCGTTATTATTAACTTCTTTATCGACGTCATATACACAGTTATCGACCCAAGAATCAGATTGGGTCAGAGGGACTAA
- a CDS encoding FecCD family ABC transporter permease codes for MKRTVLFVLLSTASILGMLWFSSFGTISYSLGEIFEILIGNSSGTASSIYLNLRLPRLLVAFLIGSGLAVGGNGLQLTLKNPLADPYIIGISAGASFGAVLSLFLREVSRLDLNMNTLAFAFALFSSFLTYTISRRGGRIPITTLVLSGVIVSFLFNAAVTFLVVFAWRNVITLHFWSLGSLSGATWNDVFKLTPVIFAQYGIFAVIHRKMVIMAAGEEHAITVGVRPELLKFLVFFTVSIVSAVAVSTAGLIGFVGLVIPHMIRLAFGADSKLNLPATALLGGLFLVICDAFARTLFQPTELPIGAVTALVGAPVFIFLLRSKEVAKDG; via the coding sequence TTGAAACGAACTGTATTATTCGTACTGCTTTCCACAGCATCCATTCTAGGGATGCTGTGGTTTTCGAGTTTCGGCACGATAAGCTATTCCCTCGGCGAAATCTTCGAGATACTCATCGGTAATTCTTCGGGAACTGCCTCCAGTATCTATCTGAATCTAAGGCTTCCAAGGTTATTGGTGGCATTCCTAATCGGTTCGGGACTGGCAGTGGGTGGAAACGGTCTTCAGTTAACCCTTAAAAATCCTTTGGCAGATCCTTACATTATCGGTATATCTGCAGGGGCTTCTTTTGGAGCTGTTCTTTCTCTATTCTTGCGGGAAGTGAGCAGATTAGACCTCAATATGAACACGCTTGCTTTTGCATTCGCCCTGTTTTCATCTTTCCTGACTTACACGATCTCCAGAAGGGGAGGAAGGATTCCGATTACAACACTCGTCCTATCCGGGGTAATAGTCTCTTTTCTCTTTAATGCAGCAGTAACATTTCTCGTCGTTTTTGCGTGGCGAAACGTAATAACTCTACATTTCTGGTCCCTGGGTTCGCTGTCTGGAGCTACATGGAATGACGTCTTCAAATTAACTCCTGTCATTTTTGCCCAGTATGGAATATTTGCGGTAATCCACAGGAAAATGGTAATTATGGCGGCTGGTGAAGAACACGCAATTACCGTCGGTGTCCGTCCTGAATTACTCAAGTTTCTCGTCTTTTTCACGGTTTCTATAGTATCCGCCGTCGCCGTTTCAACTGCAGGGTTGATAGGTTTCGTAGGTCTAGTCATTCCGCATATGATAAGACTTGCTTTTGGGGCGGACAGCAAATTGAACCTTCCTGCAACTGCGCTGCTTGGAGGGCTGTTCTTGGTGATTTGCGATGCTTTTGCAAGAACACTGTTTCAACCAACAGAGCTTCCTATAGGTGCAGTTACAGCGCTTGTGGGAGCGCCCGTATTCATCTTCTTGTTGAGAAGCAAGGAAGTGGCTAAAGATGGTTGA
- a CDS encoding ABC transporter substrate-binding protein gives MSVLKRALTVGLVVLFAALSAAIDIVDDLGRLVTINEPPERVVVASPAITKYLEVLDLSSRIVGVTDWDPFALSNEVEKIGNLVPLNLEKIVSLSPDLVMISGGFQEAEVEKLENIGVNTYVMNPNSFEDIYRNLVVVGNIFGVPERGKTSADDFREEVLAIAKDSHKLSQDEKPRVIYIMIAGEVSDIWTCGTGSFVNQAIAFAGGANVAAPYSGNNGWFPVSPEFVLNSQPEIILVPYYYEGGQEEAVNMIVSYKPFEELPAVKNDRVYPLYDGLTAYANPNFVNLVKTLKEFFF, from the coding sequence GTGAGTGTTTTGAAAAGAGCTTTAACAGTTGGTTTGGTTGTACTGTTTGCTGCTTTGTCAGCTGCGATCGACATTGTGGATGATCTTGGAAGACTCGTAACGATCAATGAACCTCCCGAAAGAGTGGTTGTCGCTTCTCCCGCGATAACGAAGTATCTTGAGGTTCTTGACCTTTCATCCAGAATCGTAGGAGTAACCGACTGGGATCCATTTGCGCTTTCGAACGAAGTAGAAAAGATCGGCAATCTGGTTCCCTTAAACCTGGAGAAGATAGTCTCACTCAGTCCTGATCTTGTGATGATTTCGGGAGGGTTTCAGGAGGCAGAAGTTGAGAAACTGGAGAATATCGGGGTCAATACATACGTGATGAATCCAAACTCCTTCGAGGACATCTACAGAAATCTCGTGGTTGTTGGGAATATTTTTGGCGTTCCCGAGAGAGGCAAGACCTCCGCCGATGACTTCAGAGAAGAGGTTCTCGCAATCGCAAAAGACTCTCATAAGCTATCTCAAGATGAGAAACCCAGAGTAATTTACATAATGATAGCCGGGGAGGTTAGCGATATATGGACATGCGGGACAGGTTCCTTTGTGAATCAAGCAATCGCATTCGCAGGCGGTGCGAACGTCGCCGCTCCATACAGTGGAAACAACGGGTGGTTTCCAGTAAGCCCAGAGTTTGTGCTGAATTCTCAGCCCGAGATAATACTGGTTCCATACTATTACGAAGGTGGGCAGGAAGAAGCTGTCAATATGATTGTCTCATACAAGCCCTTTGAAGAACTGCCAGCTGTGAAGAACGATAGAGTTTATCCCCTTTATGACGGACTTACAGCTTATGCAAACCCCAATTTTGTCAACTTAGTTAAAACGCTAAAGGAGTTCTTCTTTTGA
- a CDS encoding ABC transporter substrate-binding protein has protein sequence MRRIGLMLMLLIVAVTALLSQRIVVAVMQDPDFLDPHRAAASGTYEMMFNVFEGLLKPNPNGTVIPAIAESYSISEDGMVYTFNLRSGVKFHNGSEVTVDDVLYSLNRLKGSNGERGLSPDFEKFVSKIEAVDDKTVRVKLSTLNTDFLEKFIVAIIPESNENHEKNPVGTGPFRFVEYRPGQRLVIEKFEEYWNPELPKVEEVEFRIIPDNQAAIMSFLAGEVQILPRLDAIQAMALGDRYNLLTAEQNMVQLMAMNHAVSPFDDIRVRRAINHAVDKEEIIEIVAGGYGTKLGSNMSPIMSAYYREGLEDYYEPSVEKAKALLSEAGYPDGFDTKITVPSNYQFHIDTAQVIAEQLKRVGVRAEIELVEWSVWLDRVYTAREYEMTIIGLTGKLSAYEILRRYVSDYPRNFYNYSDSEYDRIISLAIEKTAVEEKASMFKRAQEILTEDAAAVYIMDPNFIVALAPNLHGYTVYPLYVQDMSTLYYR, from the coding sequence GTGAGAAGAATTGGCTTAATGTTGATGTTGTTGATTGTTGCCGTTACTGCCTTGCTTTCACAGAGAATAGTGGTTGCGGTGATGCAGGATCCCGATTTTCTCGATCCACACAGGGCGGCGGCTTCGGGAACCTACGAAATGATGTTTAACGTGTTCGAGGGTCTTCTCAAGCCCAACCCTAATGGTACCGTAATACCTGCCATAGCCGAAAGCTACAGTATTTCTGAAGACGGTATGGTCTACACTTTCAATCTCAGGAGCGGAGTGAAGTTTCATAACGGATCAGAGGTTACGGTAGACGATGTTTTGTACTCTTTGAACCGGCTCAAAGGCTCTAACGGCGAAAGAGGACTTTCTCCCGATTTTGAGAAGTTTGTTTCGAAGATTGAAGCGGTAGATGACAAGACTGTCAGGGTCAAACTCAGTACACTCAACACTGACTTTCTCGAGAAGTTCATAGTGGCAATTATTCCGGAAAGTAACGAAAACCATGAGAAGAATCCTGTGGGAACAGGTCCTTTTAGGTTCGTAGAATATAGACCGGGTCAGAGGCTAGTTATCGAAAAGTTTGAGGAATATTGGAATCCTGAGCTGCCAAAAGTCGAGGAAGTTGAATTTAGAATAATTCCCGACAATCAGGCAGCAATAATGAGTTTCCTGGCAGGAGAGGTTCAGATACTTCCGAGACTCGATGCTATTCAGGCAATGGCACTAGGAGATCGATACAATCTATTAACTGCCGAACAGAATATGGTTCAGTTGATGGCAATGAACCATGCGGTCAGCCCTTTCGACGACATTAGAGTCAGGAGAGCGATAAACCATGCTGTGGACAAGGAGGAGATTATAGAAATCGTGGCCGGCGGTTACGGGACAAAGCTCGGCTCAAACATGTCGCCGATAATGAGCGCGTATTACAGAGAAGGTCTTGAGGACTACTACGAACCGAGTGTCGAGAAAGCAAAAGCTCTTCTCTCAGAAGCTGGATATCCAGATGGATTTGACACAAAGATTACTGTGCCTTCCAACTATCAGTTTCATATAGATACTGCCCAGGTAATTGCGGAACAGCTTAAGAGAGTGGGTGTAAGGGCGGAGATCGAGCTTGTCGAGTGGAGTGTTTGGCTGGACAGAGTCTACACAGCAAGAGAGTACGAAATGACAATAATCGGTCTTACTGGCAAATTGAGTGCTTACGAAATATTGAGGCGATATGTTTCCGACTATCCGAGAAATTTCTACAACTATTCCGACAGTGAATACGACCGTATAATTAGTCTGGCTATTGAAAAGACTGCCGTCGAAGAAAAAGCATCTATGTTCAAAAGAGCTCAAGAGATTCTTACAGAAGATGCCGCCGCAGTTTACATCATGGATCCCAACTTTATCGTTGCTCTAGCTCCCAATTTGCACGGATACACGGTCTATCCTCTCTACGTGCAAGACATGTCGACTCTCTATTATCGCTGA
- a CDS encoding ABC transporter ATP-binding protein, whose protein sequence is MNCENEPLLEIKDLKIGFKTPEGLLHAVKGISLEVKKREIVGIVGESGCGKTVTALSIMRLLPDNSFATGSINFSGIDLLSLTEDEARGTRGRDISMIFQDSLSSLNPLMKVGRQIDENLMMHTSLDKAERFSRVLEIMKGIGLPDPERTYGKYPHELSGGMRQRIAIAIAIVCNPDLIIADEPTTALDVTVQAQILELLRKINRESNCSIIFISHNLGVIREICSKVYVMYAGHIVERASTEALFTNPGHPYTLGLIKALPKLESKGKELFDIRGRVPSIADLTQGCPFEPRCDYSFERCRKEFPDLKEIDSDHEVRCFLAGGKL, encoded by the coding sequence ATGAACTGTGAAAACGAGCCCTTACTAGAAATCAAAGATCTCAAAATTGGATTCAAGACTCCAGAAGGGCTTCTTCACGCTGTGAAAGGAATATCTCTTGAAGTAAAAAAGAGAGAAATCGTTGGGATAGTCGGAGAATCCGGCTGTGGAAAGACAGTAACGGCATTGTCAATAATGCGCCTTTTACCCGATAATTCATTCGCTACTGGAAGCATAAATTTCTCCGGCATCGATCTTCTTTCACTCACGGAAGACGAAGCGAGGGGAACACGCGGAAGAGATATATCAATGATTTTTCAGGACTCCCTCTCCTCTCTAAATCCCCTTATGAAAGTAGGAAGACAAATCGACGAGAATCTCATGATGCACACTTCTCTCGACAAAGCAGAGCGATTCTCAAGGGTTCTTGAGATCATGAAAGGTATCGGTCTTCCAGATCCAGAAAGAACATACGGCAAGTACCCTCACGAACTCTCCGGTGGGATGAGACAGAGAATAGCCATTGCTATTGCCATCGTGTGTAATCCCGATCTGATTATCGCAGATGAACCGACGACCGCTCTGGACGTCACAGTTCAGGCACAGATACTGGAACTTCTGAGAAAGATAAACCGTGAAAGCAACTGCTCTATTATTTTTATCTCGCACAATCTTGGAGTCATTCGGGAAATATGTTCTAAGGTCTATGTAATGTATGCAGGTCACATCGTTGAGAGAGCTTCTACAGAGGCACTTTTCACGAATCCAGGCCATCCTTATACTTTGGGCTTGATAAAAGCTCTACCAAAACTTGAATCTAAGGGGAAAGAGCTTTTTGATATTAGAGGCAGAGTTCCATCCATTGCCGATTTAACTCAAGGTTGTCCTTTTGAACCAAGATGTGATTACTCATTCGAGAGATGCAGGAAGGAGTTCCCCGATCTGAAAGAAATCGATTCCGATCACGAGGTGCGATGTTTTTTAGCCGGAGGCAAACTTTGA